The following are from one region of the Strix uralensis isolate ZFMK-TIS-50842 chromosome 4, bStrUra1, whole genome shotgun sequence genome:
- the CDCA4 gene encoding LOW QUALITY PROTEIN: cell division cycle-associated protein 4 (The sequence of the model RefSeq protein was modified relative to this genomic sequence to represent the inferred CDS: inserted 1 base in 1 codon): MGEEEGLHQTQLLRLSMPVETREERGETASPIGEIQPLRCLLLCEAAAPDFHQVWSLMGARSWEPLXSLRCHDLWTCSPLVPECRLWDPVHMFLTPVVPQWPFYNLDTMFVRGLKRKCFDGEEDIEGTLAGIKAIPSYNIQRQSLLDMSLVKLQLCHMLVEPNLCRSVLIANTVRQIQEEMTQDGTWQMINTQSTGQASLDRLVSTDILCRSSREQAEGKHVPGYSTFNKDFEGDQAQDSSETMSTASSVQAPRNLQSNVWEMENPQENKGNFQKSLDQIFETLENKSPNSVEDLFSEVDNSYYDLDTMLTGMMSNTKMGHCDGLETFSSPTTTASNSNCKSDLNELDHIVEILVES; the protein is encoded by the exons atgggagaagaggaaggactACACCAAACACAATTACTG AGGTTAAGCATGCCAGTAGAAACTCGGGAGGAGCGAGGAGAAACTGCCTCTCCAATAGGTGAAATACAGCCGTTGAGATGTTTGCTTCTGTGCGAAGCAGCGGCTCCTGACTTCCATCAAGTGTGGAGCTTAATGGGAGCCAGGAGCTGGGAGCCCC ACTCTCTTCGATGCCATGACTTGTGGACCTGCTCACCCCTGGTTCCCGAGTGCCGTCTTTGGGACCCAGTCCATATGTTCCTGACCCCTGTTGTACCACAATGGCCATTCTATAACCTG gacaCAATGTTCGTGCGAGgattaaagagaaaatgttttgatgGCGAAGAAGATATTGAAGGAACTCTGGCTGGTATTAAGGCTATTCCTTCATACAATATTCAGCGACAGTCACTTTTAGATATGTCCTTGGTTAAACTTCAGCTGTGTCACATGCTGGTTGAACCTAACCTTTGTCGTTCGGTACTTATAGCCAACACAGTACGGCAGATCCAAGAGGAAATGACTCAAGATGGGACTTGGCAGATGATAAATACACAGAGTACAGGGCAGGCATCCCTGGATCGTCTCGTTTCAACAGATATCCTCTGTCGTTCATCTAGGGAACAAGCTGAGGGAAAGCATGTTCCAGGCTATAGTACTTTCAATAAAGACTTTGAGGGTGACCAGGCACAAGATAGTTCAGAAACTATGTCAACAGCCTCTTCAGTGCAAGCTCCGAGAAACCTGCAGAGCAATGTGTGGGAAATGGAGAATCcacaagaaaataaaggaaactttCAAAAATCATTAGATCAAATATTTGAGACACTGGAGAATAAAAGTCCTAATTCTGTTGAAGATCTGTTTTCAGAAGTTGACAATTCTTACTATGATCTTGATACTATGTTAACAGGCATGATGAGCAACACAAAAATGGGACACTGTGACGGGCTTGAAACGTTTTCTTCTCCAACAACTACAGCTTCTAACTCTAATTGTAAATCTGATCTTAATGAGCTTGATCATATTGTGGAAATCCTTGTTGAATCCTGA